The proteins below come from a single Methyloprofundus sedimenti genomic window:
- a CDS encoding VCBS domain-containing protein, whose protein sequence is MHIKHISLLAALLLFSSFNVSALSIGGNTGPIKTDPAPANSFPDANDDHNSTVVISNTSASGDVSANDFYATSFTLGGSWVGTYGLITAFDSNGEYTYELFDGTTNDSLPSNGIGTDRFQYTCLNATGNSDAAWLIIDVRASQIKPPVAQDDYNSTVVNVLTSATGNVGDNDLNGSIFTLNGSKTGQYGLLTSFTSTGAYTYELYVNTNSSNLPASGVATDVFTYTYANENGVTDTATLFIDISANPAKPIANDDRDSTIVGVSTSVTGNVSINDHYGSNYFLLDSKVGQYGFLTSFSSTGEYTYELYASTDNFRLPSNGVANEHFKYTYANESGLTVTAWLVIDVNPNPNQPIANDDYISTIAGVYTIAEGNVGINDRYGSIFTLETSWTGKYGSITFFDSEGKYTYELFEGTDSTKLPADGVGIDRFRYTYSNAQGSSDTAWLIIDVSSNTTLPIAEDDFNSAVIGFHTVATGNVTDNDRYGSIATLYDSGTGLYGTITSFSATGAYTYTLFEDADLTLPAGEVARERFLYIYSNAQGLSDSAWLTIEVSANPVQPKAPIANDDYISTVIGLYPTATGNVSNNDFYGSIYSLDQSWLGQYGAITAFNSEGEFTYTLYDSTTIASLPADGVGIDSFTYTYANDKGITANARIIIDVRGNPTHPIANDDYISTVVNTLTTATGNASINDLYGSIYTLPGSWVGQYGSITSFNSDGTFSYQLFASTSNESLPVDGPGIERFQYTLANAKGITDTAWIIIDVQPDPAQANTPIANADQASVVINARPTVSGNVIDNDRYGTIVNFTGSSTGKYGFLDASGTSGQFTYQLFPSTTNIDLPATGTDTETFPYTLSDIDGKTDTSILLINVTADPSGSDTLIARDDHATYISNKTLSLAGDVTLNDSNGDYVVLTSPPSTEYGRIVLQSNGSYIYELYETSFSVIKLKAGEVVTDEYIYQYFTNAGASATAKLIVQIIGNPVDADGNTIFENPFDEPYDNVDVEFNDSSGEATPLNSGRNIKGHLHEPGDKDWYYLNSAGNEIITLEVCPVGTSCFGKKSWVLYVFDSAEIAGKEADTVALHRWVDETGTNKNLTGSPIIKSVAGESNHMYLAYKKGFFDGALIGIVDPCFDTLNAVDIGVGDGAKDYFIAISSPLKGDSGGADSCGEGSVVLERPGPPAAGKDAEDIAKVYATTEEYIEVFPYSDDQYAIKITSTGLPPLLTDAAALSSATFDSNTGALEVPKVRVNDQVFQASLNLQAQEARSANNTLKFTLSDIGALNLEEMLDAYRATYNPANQQVLIPRVTHTNTGDAYSVILQYHVGNNEGADAWLEAISIVKIE, encoded by the coding sequence ATGCATATAAAACACATCTCACTATTAGCAGCGCTTCTTTTATTTAGTTCATTTAATGTCAGTGCTTTGAGTATTGGAGGGAATACTGGTCCCATTAAGACAGATCCAGCACCAGCCAATAGCTTTCCAGATGCCAATGATGATCATAATTCTACAGTAGTGATTTCTAATACTTCTGCATCCGGCGACGTTAGCGCTAATGATTTTTACGCTACTAGCTTTACCTTGGGAGGGTCATGGGTCGGTACTTATGGGCTTATCACCGCATTCGATTCAAATGGTGAATATACTTATGAGCTTTTTGATGGCACTACTAATGATAGCTTACCTTCAAACGGTATTGGAACTGACCGTTTTCAATATACTTGTCTAAACGCAACAGGAAACTCTGATGCAGCATGGCTTATCATTGATGTTCGAGCTAGTCAGATCAAACCTCCAGTCGCTCAAGATGATTATAATTCTACCGTTGTCAACGTTTTAACATCCGCAACAGGCAATGTAGGGGATAATGATCTTAATGGAAGCATATTCACATTAAATGGTTCAAAAACAGGACAATATGGTCTGCTTACCTCTTTCACTTCAACAGGTGCATATACCTACGAACTTTACGTCAACACTAATAGCTCTAATTTGCCAGCTAGCGGTGTAGCGACTGATGTTTTTACCTATACTTATGCAAACGAAAATGGCGTTACAGATACCGCTACGCTGTTTATAGATATCAGTGCAAACCCTGCTAAACCAATCGCCAACGATGACAGAGATTCCACTATTGTCGGTGTATCAACATCTGTAACAGGCAATGTTAGTATTAATGATCATTATGGAAGCAACTACTTTCTCCTGGATTCAAAAGTAGGTCAATATGGCTTTCTTACTTCTTTCTCTTCGACCGGTGAATATACCTACGAGCTTTACGCGAGTACTGACAATTTCAGACTACCTTCTAATGGCGTTGCCAACGAACATTTCAAATATACCTATGCAAATGAAAGTGGCCTTACGGTTACCGCATGGCTGGTTATAGATGTCAATCCTAATCCTAATCAGCCTATTGCAAATGATGACTATATATCTACTATTGCTGGCGTATATACTATTGCAGAAGGCAATGTTGGAATTAATGACCGTTATGGCAGCATCTTTACACTCGAGACCTCATGGACGGGGAAATATGGATCGATCACCTTTTTCGATTCGGAAGGCAAGTATACTTATGAACTTTTCGAAGGCACTGATAGTACCAAACTGCCTGCTGATGGAGTGGGTATTGACCGTTTCAGATACACTTATTCAAATGCCCAGGGCTCAAGCGACACAGCCTGGCTAATTATAGATGTCAGCTCTAACACAACCTTACCTATCGCTGAAGATGATTTTAATTCTGCCGTAATAGGTTTTCATACAGTGGCAACAGGTAATGTAACAGACAATGACCGTTACGGGTCTATCGCTACACTCTATGACTCCGGCACCGGTTTATATGGTACGATCACTTCCTTTTCTGCAACCGGTGCATATACTTACACTCTTTTTGAAGACGCTGACCTTACATTACCTGCTGGCGAAGTCGCAAGGGAGCGCTTCTTATATATTTATTCCAATGCACAAGGTTTAAGTGATTCGGCATGGCTAACCATTGAAGTAAGCGCCAATCCAGTCCAGCCTAAAGCACCTATCGCTAATGATGATTATATTTCTACTGTCATTGGCTTATATCCCACTGCCACCGGAAATGTCAGTAACAATGATTTTTATGGCAGCATTTACTCGCTTGATCAATCATGGTTAGGTCAATACGGTGCGATCACTGCATTTAACTCAGAGGGCGAATTTACCTACACGCTTTATGACAGTACCACTATTGCCAGTCTACCAGCCGACGGCGTTGGTATTGATAGTTTTACCTATACTTATGCTAATGACAAGGGGATAACAGCTAACGCCCGGATTATTATCGATGTACGAGGTAACCCTACCCATCCTATCGCTAATGATGATTATATTTCTACAGTCGTTAACACGCTTACTACGGCAACCGGTAATGCTAGTATCAATGATCTTTATGGTTCTATCTATACGCTACCCGGCTCATGGGTCGGCCAATATGGCTCGATTACCTCATTTAACTCTGATGGAACATTTAGCTACCAACTTTTCGCAAGTACGAGTAATGAAAGTTTGCCGGTTGATGGTCCCGGAATTGAGCGCTTTCAATATACTTTAGCTAATGCAAAAGGCATCACTGATACTGCCTGGATTATCATAGATGTCCAGCCTGACCCTGCGCAAGCAAATACGCCTATTGCGAATGCGGATCAAGCCTCTGTGGTCATTAATGCTCGTCCGACGGTATCTGGTAATGTGATTGATAATGACCGGTATGGCACCATAGTCAATTTCACTGGATCATCGACAGGAAAATATGGCTTTCTTGACGCCTCAGGTACATCCGGTCAGTTTACCTATCAGTTATTTCCGAGTACCACTAATATAGACTTACCTGCTACAGGAACTGACACAGAAACATTTCCCTATACACTTTCAGATATTGATGGCAAAACAGATACATCTATATTACTGATTAATGTCACTGCCGACCCTAGTGGCTCTGACACACTGATTGCAAGAGATGATCATGCAACTTATATTTCCAACAAGACCTTATCACTGGCAGGCGATGTCACCCTTAACGATTCAAATGGTGATTATGTAGTCCTTACCAGTCCGCCAAGCACTGAATATGGTCGCATTGTATTACAGTCCAACGGTAGCTACATTTATGAGTTGTATGAAACATCATTCAGCGTTATTAAATTAAAAGCCGGTGAAGTCGTGACAGACGAATATATTTACCAATATTTCACCAACGCAGGAGCAAGTGCAACAGCTAAACTCATTGTTCAAATTATCGGCAACCCTGTTGATGCAGATGGCAATACTATTTTTGAGAATCCATTTGATGAACCTTATGATAATGTTGATGTGGAATTTAACGACAGTTCTGGAGAGGCCACACCGCTTAATTCAGGCAGAAATATCAAAGGCCATCTGCATGAGCCAGGTGATAAAGACTGGTACTATCTAAATAGTGCGGGCAATGAGATTATTACGCTGGAGGTTTGCCCGGTAGGCACCAGTTGTTTTGGTAAAAAAAGCTGGGTACTTTATGTATTTGATAGCGCTGAAATCGCTGGCAAGGAAGCGGATACAGTTGCTTTGCATCGTTGGGTCGATGAAACAGGTACTAACAAAAATTTGACTGGTTCCCCCATTATCAAATCAGTGGCGGGCGAATCAAACCATATGTACCTGGCTTATAAAAAGGGCTTTTTTGATGGTGCTTTGATAGGTATCGTAGATCCTTGCTTTGATACTTTAAACGCCGTTGATATTGGTGTGGGTGATGGCGCAAAAGATTACTTTATTGCTATATCATCTCCTCTTAAAGGTGATTCAGGCGGTGCAGACTCGTGTGGAGAAGGTTCTGTTGTTTTAGAGCGGCCGGGACCACCAGCAGCAGGAAAGGATGCAGAAGACATTGCAAAAGTATATGCAACCACTGAAGAGTATATTGAAGTTTTTCCATACAGTGACGACCAATATGCTATAAAAATCACTAGCACCGGGCTTCCTCCGTTATTAACAGACGCGGCAGCCTTAAGCTCTGCCACTTTTGACTCCAATACGGGCGCACTTGAGGTTCCTAAAGTGCGGGTTAATGATCAAGTATTTCAGGCTTCGTTGAATTTACAAGCTCAAGAGGCTCGTAGCGCTAACAATACGCTAAAATTTACTTTATCGGATATTGGCGCTCTAAACCTTGAAGAAATGCTAGATGCTTACCGCGCAACCTACAACCCTGCAAACCAGCAGGTCTTGATTCCGCGAGTAACACATACAAATACCGGAGATGCCTATTCAGTTATTTTGCAATATCATGTTGGCAATAATGAAGGCGCTGATGCCTGGCTTGAAGCAATCAGTATTGTAAAAATTGAATAA
- the lpxA gene encoding acyl-ACP--UDP-N-acetylglucosamine O-acyltransferase, which translates to MTQNIHPSAYIAEHASIGENVTVGPFAVIENHTQIGDNCKIGPHAVIRPYTKMGTGNTVHPHVVLGDLPQDTSFKEETISWLEIGDNNTFREGFTAHRASEVNGITRIGSNCFFMNNSHVAHDCQIGNHTIFANNVAIGGFVQIGDRVFMGGSVVAHQFCRIGSYAIVQGTTGLNKDVIPFCLIAGYPAKHYRLNTLGLKRAGITGDRYKIISSAFRLLRQNASIEHLENTEEIKYLKQWLAIKSKRGLHGFMELDRK; encoded by the coding sequence ATGACGCAAAACATCCACCCTAGTGCCTATATCGCAGAACACGCCAGCATAGGCGAAAATGTTACTGTCGGCCCTTTTGCCGTTATCGAAAACCATACTCAAATTGGCGATAATTGTAAAATTGGACCCCATGCTGTCATCCGTCCCTACACTAAAATGGGTACAGGCAATACAGTACATCCCCATGTCGTGTTAGGCGACTTGCCACAAGACACCAGCTTTAAAGAAGAAACAATTTCCTGGCTGGAAATAGGCGACAATAACACGTTTAGAGAAGGCTTTACTGCACATAGAGCCTCGGAAGTAAATGGCATTACCCGCATCGGCTCAAACTGTTTTTTTATGAATAACAGTCATGTTGCCCATGATTGCCAGATAGGCAATCACACTATCTTTGCCAATAATGTGGCCATAGGCGGTTTTGTCCAAATTGGTGACAGAGTCTTTATGGGAGGCAGTGTTGTTGCTCACCAGTTTTGCCGAATCGGCTCTTATGCCATTGTTCAGGGTACAACAGGACTTAATAAAGATGTTATTCCCTTTTGTTTAATTGCAGGCTATCCAGCCAAACATTACCGTTTAAACACCTTAGGCTTAAAACGCGCCGGAATTACAGGCGATCGTTATAAAATCATTTCTAGCGCTTTTAGATTGCTTAGGCAAAATGCAAGTATTGAGCACCTTGAGAATACCGAAGAAATAAAATATTTAAAGCAATGGCTGGCCATCAAATCCAAACGCGGACTGCATGGATTTATGGAATTAGATCGGAAATAG
- a CDS encoding ATPase, with product MKMSSEEFLQWNSKSITLLAMSGAGKTTLANKLPREKWFHYSGDYRIGTKYLGEPILDNIKQQAMEVPFLRDLLLSDSIYICNNVTVDNLTPVSSFLGKIGDKDQGGLTLDEFKRRQALHHKAEIAAMFDVGEFIHKAEDIYAYKNFINDAGGSVCELECEEVLEYLAQQTLIIYIKTSDALNETIINRAKTSPKPLYYREAFLDEKLAQFMQQHHYTDANTLPPDEFVSWVFPELFKSRLPRYQAIADKYGYTLDACDVARVGSEDDFIQLIAAAIAEQTPK from the coding sequence ATGAAAATGAGTTCCGAGGAGTTCCTGCAATGGAACTCCAAAAGCATTACGCTATTAGCTATGTCTGGCGCAGGAAAAACAACACTGGCAAACAAATTACCCCGAGAAAAATGGTTTCATTATTCCGGAGATTACCGTATTGGTACCAAATACTTAGGTGAACCCATACTGGACAATATTAAACAACAGGCAATGGAAGTGCCATTTTTAAGAGACTTGCTACTCTCTGATTCTATCTATATTTGTAATAACGTTACGGTAGATAATCTTACTCCTGTTTCCAGCTTTTTAGGCAAAATAGGTGATAAGGACCAGGGTGGTTTGACACTTGACGAATTTAAACGCAGGCAAGCTTTACATCATAAAGCTGAAATAGCAGCCATGTTTGATGTCGGTGAATTTATTCATAAGGCGGAGGATATTTACGCGTATAAAAATTTTATTAATGATGCCGGTGGCAGTGTTTGCGAATTAGAGTGTGAAGAAGTGTTGGAGTACCTGGCGCAACAGACGCTGATTATCTACATCAAAACCTCAGATGCATTGAATGAGACAATTATCAATCGTGCTAAAACTTCGCCAAAACCGCTTTATTATCGCGAAGCATTTCTGGATGAAAAGCTTGCGCAATTTATGCAGCAACACCACTATACTGATGCCAATACTCTCCCGCCTGATGAATTTGTCAGCTGGGTTTTTCCTGAATTATTTAAGTCTCGCTTACCTCGCTATCAGGCGATTGCCGATAAATATGGCTATACATTAGATGCATGCGATGTCGCCAGGGTAGGCAGCGAAGATGACTTTATTCAGCTTATTGCGGCTGCGATAGCCGAGCAAACACCGAAATAA
- a CDS encoding glutathione S-transferase N-terminal domain-containing protein, with amino-acid sequence MVTVNTRRSVMTLFSSPTCALSHCTRLALHEKGVTAEIEYFDPSDPPESLLELNPNGTSPTLVERDLVLYDSRIIMEYLDERFPHPPLHQMDPVSRANARMIIKRIDQDWYHLLDEILNSGEKKSARAKKMLKESLIAAVPLFAANEFFLSEDFSLIDCSLAPLLWRLPDIGIDLPESASVIDAYAQRLFKRDAFHASLSEEEQEMAKVPVKK; translated from the coding sequence GTGGTAACTGTTAATACTCGTCGTTCAGTCATGACATTATTTTCTTCGCCTACTTGCGCGCTAAGTCACTGTACAAGACTCGCCCTGCACGAAAAAGGTGTCACTGCAGAAATTGAATATTTTGATCCTAGCGATCCACCAGAAAGTCTATTGGAACTCAACCCTAATGGCACTTCACCAACATTAGTTGAGCGTGATCTGGTCTTATATGATTCACGCATCATTATGGAATATCTGGATGAACGCTTTCCTCATCCACCACTGCATCAAATGGACCCTGTTTCTCGAGCTAATGCGCGTATGATCATTAAACGTATAGATCAGGACTGGTATCATTTACTGGATGAAATACTCAATTCAGGAGAAAAAAAGTCTGCCCGTGCGAAAAAAATGCTTAAAGAGAGCCTTATTGCAGCAGTCCCTTTGTTTGCAGCTAATGAGTTTTTTCTGAGCGAAGATTTTTCTTTAATCGACTGTTCACTAGCCCCTTTACTGTGGCGCTTACCTGATATCGGTATCGACTTACCTGAAAGCGCAAGTGTCATTGACGCATATGCTCAACGACTCTTTAAGCGGGATGCCTTCCATGCAAGTTTAAGCGAAGAAGAGCAAGAAATGGCTAAAGTACCCGTCAAAAAATGA
- a CDS encoding DUF6763 family protein → MATVTDPVIDQWYKDVENKLLFKVVAIEESDDSIEVQYNNGDIGEFDNESWYNSTFDFIEDPEDWSAPYDDLEADDLGYSNSDTRRSDLDDTPLKEFLD, encoded by the coding sequence ATGGCTACTGTAACTGACCCCGTAATCGATCAATGGTATAAAGATGTAGAAAACAAGCTATTATTTAAAGTCGTTGCTATTGAAGAGAGTGATGACAGCATTGAAGTGCAATATAATAATGGCGATATAGGCGAATTTGATAATGAAAGCTGGTATAACTCAACTTTTGACTTTATAGAAGACCCGGAAGACTGGAGCGCTCCATATGATGATCTGGAGGCAGATGATTTGGGCTACTCTAACTCAGACACTCGCCGCAGCGACCTGGACGACACGCCACTAAAAGAATTTCTGGACTAG
- a CDS encoding methylated-DNA--[protein]-cysteine S-methyltransferase produces MSHSQLNWQTLEKPEPLLTYCYTTPAGSLAIQMRGKLLCKLQWLLAPPLEAERGASPTALEQQLNHYWLTGKIAISTALLQQGTEFQHKVWRALSLIPLGQTRTYGELAKELDTSPRALANACRQNPFPVIIPCHRVLAMTGIGGYAGASTGKLVKIKAALLQHEKMLIHDI; encoded by the coding sequence ATGTCTCATTCTCAACTAAACTGGCAGACGCTAGAAAAACCAGAACCGCTGCTAACGTATTGCTACACCACCCCTGCAGGTTCGCTGGCAATACAGATGCGAGGCAAGCTGTTATGCAAGCTGCAATGGCTTTTAGCGCCTCCACTAGAGGCTGAGAGGGGAGCCTCACCCACGGCACTCGAACAACAACTGAATCACTACTGGTTAACCGGTAAAATAGCCATCAGCACGGCTCTATTACAACAAGGCACCGAGTTTCAGCACAAAGTCTGGCGCGCGCTGAGCCTAATTCCTCTAGGACAGACCAGAACGTATGGTGAACTAGCCAAGGAATTAGATACCTCCCCCAGAGCATTAGCTAATGCCTGCCGCCAAAACCCGTTCCCGGTTATTATTCCTTGCCACCGGGTACTTGCCATGACAGGTATCGGTGGCTATGCCGGAGCAAGCACAGGAAAGCTGGTGAAAATAAAAGCAGCGCTTTTACAACATGAAAAAATGTTGATTCATGACATCTAA
- a CDS encoding nucleoside deaminase: protein MHAVFLQQAIDLAERNVHAGNGGPFGALVCLDQKVIAACSNSVSCNNDPTAHAEILAIRKACAELNTFRLTDCVLYSSCEPCPMCLGAIYWARLNQVYFACNRYDAALAGFDDSFIYNEIAASAEKRIITMQHIELKESLRPFIAWQQQGNKILY, encoded by the coding sequence ATGCATGCAGTTTTTTTACAACAAGCAATAGACCTGGCCGAAAGAAATGTACATGCCGGTAACGGCGGGCCGTTTGGTGCGCTCGTCTGCCTGGATCAAAAAGTCATTGCCGCCTGTAGTAATAGCGTTAGCTGCAACAACGATCCTACCGCCCATGCAGAAATACTGGCAATCCGTAAAGCATGCGCTGAATTAAACACATTTCGATTAACTGATTGTGTGCTTTACAGTAGTTGCGAGCCCTGTCCCATGTGTCTGGGTGCTATATACTGGGCTCGCCTAAATCAGGTTTACTTTGCCTGTAACCGATATGATGCTGCACTGGCCGGGTTCGACGACAGCTTTATTTATAATGAAATTGCCGCTTCAGCGGAAAAAAGAATAATTACTATGCAACATATTGAGCTAAAAGAGTCACTTAGGCCTTTTATTGCATGGCAACAACAGGGAAATAAAATTCTCTATTGA
- the metA gene encoding homoserine O-succinyltransferase MetA codes for MPLVAHTQLPTFQRLKEEGEDILNPDRATHQHIRELHIGFLNIMPDAALEATERQFFRLVGACNQIAQFHVHPFTIKGLPRSETAQAHISQYYETFEQLKQDGLDALIISGANVTHEHLQEEDFWQPLTEVFEWAKQNVTSILCSCLATHALIQFCYGIERTRLPTKRWGVYSHKVIDRKHPLTAEINTRFDVPHSRFNEVFQEDLQQHSVKVLVTSSEAGVHLAVSPDGFRIVFFQGHPEYDDISLLKEYKREVMRFINLEIDEYPPVPVHYFNSEAQAIFHAYAKQVQAAQKNQLPIPSFPDQEVEPFLDNTWRDTAKAVFNNWLGKVYQITNQDRRLPFMPGVNPDNPLDL; via the coding sequence ATGCCTCTAGTTGCTCACACTCAATTACCTACATTCCAGCGCCTAAAAGAGGAAGGTGAGGATATTCTTAATCCTGACCGTGCTACCCATCAACATATCCGCGAATTACATATAGGCTTTCTTAATATAATGCCTGACGCAGCATTGGAAGCGACTGAGAGACAGTTTTTTCGACTGGTAGGCGCCTGTAATCAAATCGCCCAGTTTCATGTACACCCTTTTACAATTAAAGGTTTGCCCAGAAGTGAAACAGCACAAGCACACATCAGTCAATACTATGAAACCTTTGAACAGCTTAAACAGGATGGCCTGGATGCCTTAATCATCAGTGGCGCAAATGTGACGCATGAACATCTGCAGGAAGAAGACTTTTGGCAACCTTTAACGGAAGTGTTTGAGTGGGCCAAGCAAAATGTCACTTCTATTCTTTGTTCTTGCCTGGCAACACATGCATTAATTCAATTTTGCTATGGCATAGAAAGAACCCGCTTACCAACCAAACGCTGGGGAGTTTATTCGCATAAAGTGATAGACAGAAAGCATCCATTAACCGCTGAGATCAATACCCGTTTTGATGTACCGCATTCACGCTTTAATGAAGTCTTTCAAGAAGACCTGCAACAACATAGTGTTAAAGTTCTGGTGACCAGCTCTGAAGCCGGTGTCCACCTGGCGGTAAGCCCGGATGGTTTTCGCATCGTATTTTTTCAAGGTCACCCTGAATATGATGATATCAGCTTATTGAAAGAGTATAAACGCGAAGTGATGCGTTTTATTAACCTGGAAATTGATGAATATCCTCCTGTCCCAGTGCATTATTTTAATTCTGAAGCACAAGCTATTTTCCATGCGTATGCCAAACAAGTGCAAGCTGCACAAAAAAATCAGCTCCCTATTCCCTCTTTCCCTGATCAGGAAGTTGAACCTTTTTTAGACAATACCTGGCGAGATACAGCAAAGGCGGTGTTTAATAATTGGTTAGGAAAAGTATATCAAATAACCAATCAGGACAGGCGCCTGCCCTTTATGCCGGGGGTAAACCCGGACAACCCTCTTGATTTATAG
- the xerD gene encoding site-specific tyrosine recombinase XerD has product MTSKQLIDAFIDALWVENGLSKNTLSAYASDLRIFNKSLAKKPLNQASNSDIALFLSQRYEQGISSRSSARILSSLRRFYTYLQRENHIDSDPTALIDTPRIGRRLPGSLSEHDVELLLNAPEPSSVLGSRDKAMLEMLYATGLRVSELVSLTTHQINLRMGVLRITGKGNKERLTPIGEQAMDCLEEYMQHSRKALLSERPCNVVFVTNRGTGMTRQAFWHIIKRYAKKADISKELSPHTLRHAFATHLLNHGADLRVVQLLLGHSDLSTTQIYTHIANERLKDLHSHYHPRG; this is encoded by the coding sequence ATGACATCTAAGCAGCTAATTGATGCCTTTATCGATGCCCTGTGGGTAGAAAACGGTCTAAGTAAAAACACCCTGAGCGCTTATGCCAGTGACTTACGTATTTTCAACAAAAGTTTAGCTAAAAAGCCTTTAAATCAGGCCAGCAATAGTGATATAGCCTTGTTTCTCAGCCAACGCTATGAGCAAGGCATTAGCTCGCGTTCTTCAGCTAGAATTTTATCTAGCCTGAGGCGCTTCTACACTTATTTGCAACGCGAAAATCATATTGACTCCGACCCTACCGCTTTAATAGATACTCCACGCATTGGGCGCCGGTTACCTGGGTCTTTATCTGAGCACGATGTTGAGTTACTGCTTAACGCTCCAGAACCTAGTTCGGTATTAGGCTCTCGCGACAAAGCCATGCTGGAAATGCTCTATGCAACTGGCTTGCGTGTCTCAGAGCTCGTCTCATTAACAACCCATCAGATTAATCTACGCATGGGGGTATTACGCATCACAGGCAAAGGCAATAAAGAACGCCTGACCCCCATTGGCGAACAAGCTATGGATTGCCTGGAAGAATATATGCAACATAGCCGCAAAGCGTTGTTGTCCGAGCGTCCCTGCAATGTTGTTTTTGTGACCAACAGGGGCACAGGCATGACGCGCCAGGCATTTTGGCATATCATCAAACGCTATGCAAAAAAGGCAGACATCAGCAAAGAGCTATCGCCACATACACTCCGCCATGCCTTTGCTACACACTTATTAAATCACGGCGCTGACTTACGCGTTGTACAACTCTTATTGGGTCATAGTGACTTGTCCACCACTCAAATTTATACCCATATCGCCAATGAGCGATTAAAAGATCTACATTCACACTATCATCCACGAGGCTAA